The following are encoded together in the Oreochromis aureus strain Israel breed Guangdong linkage group 18, ZZ_aureus, whole genome shotgun sequence genome:
- the LOC116313227 gene encoding myosin-7, with product MGDAAMKEFGAAAPYLRKSDRERLEAQTRPFDMKKECFVPDPSEEYVKASIISRDGDKVTAQTEKGKTVTVKECDVHPQNPPKFDKIEDMAMFTFLHEPAVLYNLKERYAAWMIYTYSGLFCVTVNPYKWLPVYNQEVVVAYRGKKRSEAPPHIFSISDNAYQYMLTDRENQSILITGESGAGKTVNTKRVIQYFASIAAGSGKKETGSEKKGTLEDQIIQANPALEAFGNAKTIRNDNSSRFGKFIRIHFAASGKLASADIETYLLEKSRVTFQLKAERDYHIFYQILSQRKPELLEMLLITNNPYDYAFISQGETTVASINDAEELMATDDAFDVLGFTQEEKNSIYKLTGAIMHYGNMKFKNKQREEQAEADGTEDADKSAYLMGLNSADLIKGLCHPRVKVGNEWVTKGQNVQQVYYAIGALAKAVYERMFLWMVVRINQSLDTKQPRQYFIGVLDIAGFEIFDFNTFEQMCINFTNEKLQQFFNHHMFVLEQEEYKKEGIEWTFIDFGMDLQACIDLIEKPMGIMSILEEECMFPKASDATFKAKLYDNHLGKSSNFQKPRVVKGKPEAHFALIHYAGTVDYNINNWLVKNKDPLNETVVALYQKSTVKLLATLFANYAGADSAQESGGKGKGGSKKKGSSFQTVSALHRENLNKLMTNLRSTHPHFVRCIIPNETKTPGAMENPLVMHQLRCNGVLEGIRICRKGFPNRILYGDFKQRYRILNPAAIPEGQFIDSRKGAEKLLGSLDIDHNQYKFGHTKVFFKAGLLGQLEEMRDDRLSLIITGIQARSRGLLARVEFQKIVERRDALLVIQWNIRAFMGVKNWPWMKLFFKIKPLLRSAEAEKEMANMKEEFLKLKEAYAKSEARRKELEEKMVTLLQEKNDLQLQVQAEQDNLADAEERCEGLIKHKIQMEAKAKELSERLEDEEEMNAELTAKKRKLEDECSELKKDIDDLELTLAKVEKEKHATENKVKNLVEEMAALDEIIAKLTKEKKALQEAHQQTLDDLQSEEDKVNSLTKAKAKLEQQVDDLEGSLEQEKKIRMDLERAKRKLEGDLKLTQESLMDLENDKQQLEEHLKKKDFELSQLNNKIEDEQAIAIQLQKKLKELQARIEELEEELEAERAARAKVEKQRADLARELEEISERLEEAGGATAAQIEMNKKREAEFQKLRRDLEEATLHHEATTATLRKKQADSVAELGEQIDNLQRVKQKLEKEKSELRLELDDVVSNMEHIVKTKTNLEKACRTLEDQMNEYKTKFEEAQRCISDFNMQKAKLQTENGELSRQLEDKDSLVSQLTRGKMSYTQQIEDLKRQLEEETKAKSALAHAVQSARHDCDLLREQYEEEQEAKAELQRGMSKANTEVAQWRAKYETDAIQRTEELEEAKKKLAQRLQEAEEAVEAVNAKCSSLEKTKHRLQNEIEDLMVDVERSNAAAAALDKKQRNFDKVLSEWKQKYEESQCELESSQKEARALSTELFKLKNSYEEALDHLETMKRENKNLQEEISDITEQLGESGKSIHELEKLRKQLEQEKSEIQSALEEAEASLEHEEGKILRAQLEFNQIKADIERKLAEKDEEMEQCKRNLQRTIDTLQSSLEAECRSRNEALRLKKKMEGDLNEMEIQLSQANRQAAEAQKQLKAVHAHLKDCQIQLDDSVRANDDLKENIAIVERRNNLLQAELEELRAALEQTERSRRLAEQELLDVSERVQLLHSQNTSLINQKKKLEADASQLQTEVEESVQECRNAEEKAKKAITDAAMMAEELKKEQDTSAHLERMKKNMEQTIKDLQHRLDEAEQIAMKGGKKQVQKLEARVRELENEVESEQKKSSEAVKGIRKYERRIKELTYQTEEDRKNILRLQDLVDKLQLKVKAYKRAAEEAEEQANTHLSKFRKLQHELDEAEERADIAESQVNKLRAKSRDVGSKKGLDEE from the exons ATGGGTGATGCTGCCATGAAAGAATTTGGGGCAGCGGCCCCTTACCTGAGGAAGTCAGACAGGGAGCGTCTGGAGGCCCAGACTCGCCCATTTGACATGAAGAAGGAGTGTTTTGTTCCTGACCCCAGTGAGGAATATGTGAAGGCTTCGATCATCAGCCGTGATGGGGACAAAGTCACTGCTCAGACTGAGAAAGGGAAG ACCGTCACAGTGAAGGAGTGCGATGTGCACCCTCAGAATCCGCCAAAGTTTGATAAAATTGAAGACATGGCGATGTTCACCTTCCTCCATGAACCAGCTGTGCTGTATAACCTCAAAGAGCGTTACGCAGCATGGATGATCTAC ACCTACTCTGGCTTGTTCTGTGTGACTGTCAATCCCTACAAGTGGCTGCCAGTCTACAACCAGGAGGTGGTCGTTGCCtacagaggaaaaaagaggaGTGAAGCTCCTCCTCATATCTTCTCCATCTCTGACAATGCCTACCAGTACATGCTAACTG ACAGAGAAAATCAGTCAATTCTCATCAC tggaGAATCTGGTGCTGGGAAAACTGTCAACACCAAGAGAGTCATCCAGTACTTTGCCAGCATTGCAGCTGGAAgtggaaaaaaggaaacaggCTCTGAGAAAAAG ggtACTCTGGAGGATCAAATAATCCAGGCTAACCCGGCATTAGAAGCCTTTGGGAATGCCAAAACCATCAGGAATGACAACTCCTCCAGATTT GGTAAATTCATCCGAATTCACTTTGCAGCCAGTGGGAAGTTGGCCTCTGCTGATATAGAGACAT ATCTGCTGGAAAAGTCCCGTGTTACCTTTCAGCTCAAGGCTGAAAGAGATTATCACATCTTCTATCAGATCTTGTCTCAAAGGAAGCCCGAGCTTCTCG AGATGCTGCTCATCACCAACAACCCTTATGATTATGCCTTCATCTCTCAAGGAGAGACAACAGTAGCCTCAATCAATGATGCTGAAGAGCTGATGGCCACTGAT GATGCCTTTGATGTGCTGGGCTTTACtcaagaagaaaagaatagcATTTACAAGCTGACTGGTGCCATCATGCACTATGGGAACATGAAATTCAAGAACAAGCAGCGTGAAGAGCAGGCAGAGGCAGATGGCACAGAAG atgcgGACAAATCCGCTTATCTGATGGGCCTGAACTCTGCTGACCTCATCAAAGGTCTCTGTCACCCAAGAGTCAAAGTAGGAAACGAGTGGGTCACCAAAGGACAGAATGTACAGCAG GTTTACTATGCTATTGGTGCGCTGGCTAAAGCAGTGTATGAGAGGATGTTTCTGTGGATGGTGGTGAGGATTAACCAGTCCCTGGACACCAAACAGCCTCGCCAGTACTTCATTGGTGTGCTTGACATTGCTGGATTTGAGATCTTTGAT TTCAACACCTTTGAGCAGATGTGCATCAATTTCACCAACGAAAAACTGCAACAGTTTTTCAACCACCATATGTTTGTACTGGAGCAGGAAGAGTACAAGAAAGAGGGCATTGAATGGACTTTCATTGACTTTGGCATGGATCTGCAGGCCTGTATCGACCTGATTGAAAAG CCCATGGGTATCATGTCCATCCTTGAAGAGGAGTGCATGTTCCCCAAAGCCAGTGATGCCACCTTTAAAGCTAAGCTCTACGACAACCACCTGGGAAAATCCAGCAACTTCCAGAAGCCCAGAGTTGTCAAAGGAAAACCAGAGGCTCACTTTGCCCTGATTCACTACGCTGGAACTGTTGATTATAATATCAACAACTGGTTGGTGAAGAACAAGGATCCTTTGAATGAGACTGTTGTGGCATTGTACCAAAAGTCTACCGTCAAACTGCTTGCAACTCTCTTTGCAAATTATGCAGGAGCTGACTCag CTCAGGAATCTGGTGGGAAGGGCAAAGGTGGAAGCAAGAAGAAAGGTTCTTCCTTCCAAACTGTATCAGCTTTGCACAGG GAGAACCTGAACAAGCTGATGACCAACTTGAGGTCAACTCACCCTCACTTTGTACGCTGCATCATCCCCAATGAGACCAAGACTCCAGGGGCCATGGAGAACCCTCTGGTGATGCACCAGCTGCGCTGTAACGGTGTGCTGGAAGGCATCAGGATCTGCAGAAAGGGTTTCCCCAACAGGATCCTCTATGGAGATTTCAAGCAGAG ATATCGCATCCTGAATCCTGCTGCTATCCCTGAGGGCCAGTTCATCGACAGCAGGAAAGGAGCAGAGAAACTTCTTGGGTCTTTGGATATTGATCATAACCAGTATAAGTTTGGTCACACTAAG GTGTTCTTTAAAGCTGGTCTTCTTGGCCAACTTGAAGAGATGAGAGATGACCGTTTATCCCTCATAATCACGGGAATTCAGGCTCGATCAAGAGGTCTGCTCGCAAGAGTGGAATTCCAGAAGATTGTTGAAAGGAG GGATGCACTTCTTGTGATCCAGTGGAACATCCGTGCCTTCATGGGGGTTAAGAATTGGCCCTGGATGAAGCTTTTCTTCAAGATCAAACCTCTACTGAGATCTGCTGAGGCAGAAAAAGAGATGGCCAACATGAAGGAAGAATTCCTAAAACTCAAAGAAGCTTATGCAAAATCTGAAGCTCGAAGAAAGGAACTAGAAGAGAAAATGGTGACTCTTCTCCAAGAGAAGAATGACCTGCAGCTCCAAGTTCAGGCT GAGCAAGATAATCTTGCAGATGCCGAGGAAAGATGTGAGGGGCTGATCAAACACAAAATTCAGATGGAAGCAAAAGCCAAAGAGCTCTCTGAGAGgctggaggatgaggaggagatgAATGCAGAACTGACTGCTAAGAAGAGGAAGCTGGAGGACGAGTGCTCCGAGCTGAAGAAAGACATTGATGACTTAGAGTTAACTCTAGCTAAAGTGGAGAAAGAGAAGCATGCCACTGAGAACAAG GTCAAGAACCTTGTTGAAGAGATGGCTGCTTTAGATGAGATCATTGCGAAGCTGACCAAGGAAAAGAAAGCTTTACAGGAAGCTCATCAGCAAACTCTGGATGACCTGCAGAGTGAGGAAGACAAAGTCAACTCTCTGACCAAGGCCAAGGCTAAGCTGGAGCAGCAAGTGGATGAT CTTGAGGGTTCTCTGGAACAAGAAAAGAAGATTAGGATGGATCTTGAAAGAGCAAAGCGAAAGCTGGAAGGAGACCTGAAACTGACCCAAGAGAGTCTCATGGACCTTGAGAATGACAAGCAACAACTTGAGGAGCATTTGAAAAA GAAGGACTTTGAGCTCAGCCAGCTTAATAATAAAATTGAGGATGAGCAGGCCATTGCCATTCAGCTtcaaaagaaactgaaagagCTTCAG GCCCGTATTGAGGAGCTGGAGGAAGAGCTTGAAGCAGAGAGAGCTGCTCGAGCCAAGGTGGAGAAGCAGAGAGCTGACCTGGCCAGAGAGCTGGAGGAGATCAGTGAGAGGTTGGAGGAGGCTGGAGGAGCGACAGCTGCCCAGATTGAAATGAATAAGAAGAGGGAGGCTGAGTTCCAGAAACTGCGCAGAGACCTCGAAGAGGCCACTCTGCATCATGAAGCCACTACTGCCACACTCAGGAAGAAACAAGCTGACAGTGTTGCTGAGCTGGGAGAGCAGATTGACAACCTGCAGAGAGTCAAGCAGAAACTGGAGAAGGAGAAGAGTGAGCTCAGACTGGAGCTGGATGATGTGGTCTCCAATATGGAACATATTGTGAAGACAAAG ACTAATCTAGAGAAAGCATGCAGGACTCTGGAAGATCAAATGAATGAGTACAAGACAAAGTTTGAAGAGGCTCAGCGCTGCATCAGTGACTTCAACATGCAGAAAGCAAAACTTCAAACGGAAAATG GTGAGCTCTCGAGGCAGCTGGAGGATAAAGATTCCTTGGTGTCTCAACTCACAAGAGGGAAAATGTCCTACACTCAGCAGATTGAGGATCTAAAGAGACAGCTGGAAGAGGAGACCAAG GCAAAGAGTGCTCTGGCCCATGCAGTGCAGTCTGCTCGCCATGACTGTGACCTGCTCAGGGAGCAGtatgaggaggagcaggaggctaAAGCTGAACTACAGCGTGGCATGTCCAAGGCCAACACTGAGGTGGCTCAGTGGAGAGCCAAGTATGAAACTGATGCCATCCAGAGGACCGAAGAACTAGAAGAGGCCAA GAAAAAGCTGGCTCAGCGTctgcaggaggctgaggaggctGTTGAAGCAGTGAATGCTAAATGTTCCTCTCTGGAGAAGACCAAACACAGGCTGCAGAATGAGATTGAAGATCTCATGGTGGATGTAGAGAGGtctaatgctgctgctgctgctctggacaagaaacaaagaaactttGACAAG GTTCTTTCTGAGTGGAAGCAGAAGTATGAGGAGTCTCAGTGCGAGCTGGAGAGCTCCCAAAAGGAAGCAAGGGCTCTGAGCACTGAGCTTTTCAAACTGAAGAACTCATATGAGGAAGCTCTGGATCATCTGGAGACcatgaagagagaaaataagaaTTTACAGG AGGAGATTTCTGACATCACTGAGCAACTTGGTGAGAGTGGCAAAAGTATCCATGAACTGGAGAAGTTACGGAAACAACTGGAACAGGAGAAGAGTGAGATTCAGTCTGCTCTCGAGGAAGCTGAG GCCTCTCTTGAGCATGAAGAGGGTAAGATTCTAAGAGCCCAGCTTGAGTTCAATCAAATTAAAGCTGATATTGAACGCAAACTGGCCGAGAAGGATGAAGAGATGGAGCAGTGCAAGAGAAACCTGCAGAGGACCATCGACACCCTGCAGAGCTCTCTTGAAGCTGAGTGTCGCAGCAGGAATGAGGCTCTgcggctgaaaaagaaaatggaagGAGACCTGAACGAGATGGAGATCCAGCTAAGCCAGGCTAACAGGCAGGCAGCCGAGGCCCAGAAACAGCTTAAGGCTGTCCATGCACATCTGAAG GATTGCCAAATTCAGCTGGATGACTCTGTTCGGGCCAATGATGACCTTAAAGAGAATATTGCCATTGTTGAGCGACGTAACAACCTTCTTCAGGCTGAGCTGGAGGAACTCAGGGCAGCTCTGGAGCAAACGGAGAGAAGCCGCAGACTTGCAGAGCAAGAGCTGCTGGATGTCAGTGAGAGAGTGCAGCTACTGCACTCACAG AATACCAGCCTGATAAACCAGAAGAAGAAGCTGGAGGCTGATGCATCCCAGCTTCAAACTGAAGTGGAGGAGTCAGTGCAGGAGTGCAGGAATGCAGAGGAAAAGGCCAAGAAGGCCATCACTGATGCTGCCATGATGGCAGAGGAGCTGAAGAAAGAGCAGGACACCAGCGCTCATCTGGAGCGGATGAAGAAGAACATGGAGCAAACCATCAAAGACCTGCAGCACCGCCTGGATGAAGCTGAGCAGATCGCCATGAAGGGAGGCAAGAAGCAGGTGCAGAAGCTTGAGGCCAGG GTGAGGGAGCTTGAGAATGAGGTGGAGTCGGAGCAGAAGAAAAGCAGCGAGGCAGTGAAGGGAATCCGTAAATACGAGCGACGCATTAAGGAGCTCACATACCAG ACTGAGGAGGACCGCAAGAATATTCTGCGTCTGCAGGATCTGGTTGACAAACTCCAGCTCAAAGTCAAAGCCTACAAGAGAGCTGCAGAGGAGGCT GAAGAGCAGGCCAATACTCACCTGAGCAAGTTCCGTAAACTGCAGCACGAGCTGGACGAGGCAGAAGAGAGAGCTGACATCGCTGAGTCTCAGGTCAACAAGCTGCGTGCCAAGAGTCGTGACGTGGGCTCCAAG